In a single window of the Frondihabitans peucedani genome:
- a CDS encoding sugar ABC transporter permease, with translation MTTPSTTERPVARAGGTAPAPGRTPRPARRRSLDTRGRPLWMLLPGGILMAIVIVVPLILGVVISLLDLDQYTLRSWLQAPFVGLGNFVEALTQSPLLRSIGISASFALIVTAVTLPIGVVAALATQNAFRGRAVVRSIFLIPYVLPAFVVATVWRTILQPSGIGNHFLSFFGIDGGLWLNGPKSYWALVFVAIWSSWPFIYLLALSGLQSVDTEVHEAAALDGALWWAKLRYVIFPYLRGPISLAVIIAILHNINNFTLPFVLFGIPTPDAVQVMPVLTYIASFQSFRFGLSAAMAICSLVIVAIPLFIYLKAVRLDSGEDRVVRGVRETGVAR, from the coding sequence GTGACGACACCGTCGACCACCGAGCGCCCGGTCGCCCGGGCGGGAGGCACCGCCCCCGCCCCGGGCCGCACGCCGAGGCCCGCGAGGCGCCGCAGCCTCGACACCCGCGGACGCCCGCTGTGGATGCTGCTCCCGGGCGGGATCCTGATGGCGATCGTGATCGTCGTCCCGCTGATCCTCGGCGTCGTGATCTCGCTCCTCGACCTCGACCAGTACACGCTGCGGTCGTGGCTGCAGGCGCCGTTCGTCGGGCTCGGCAACTTCGTCGAGGCGCTCACCCAGTCGCCGCTGCTCCGCTCCATCGGGATCAGCGCGAGCTTCGCCCTCATCGTGACGGCGGTGACCCTGCCGATCGGCGTCGTCGCCGCGCTCGCGACGCAGAACGCGTTCCGGGGGCGGGCCGTCGTCCGCTCGATCTTCCTGATCCCCTACGTGCTCCCGGCGTTCGTCGTCGCGACCGTGTGGCGGACGATCCTGCAGCCCTCGGGCATCGGCAACCACTTCCTGTCGTTCTTCGGGATCGATGGCGGGCTCTGGCTGAACGGGCCGAAGAGCTACTGGGCGCTGGTGTTCGTGGCGATCTGGTCGTCGTGGCCGTTCATCTACCTGCTGGCGCTGTCGGGCCTGCAGAGCGTCGACACGGAGGTCCACGAGGCCGCCGCCCTCGACGGCGCGCTCTGGTGGGCGAAGCTCCGGTACGTGATCTTCCCCTACCTGCGCGGGCCGATCTCGCTGGCCGTGATCATCGCGATCCTGCACAACATCAACAACTTCACCCTGCCGTTCGTGCTGTTCGGCATCCCGACGCCCGACGCGGTGCAGGTGATGCCGGTGCTGACCTACATCGCCAGCTTCCAGAGCTTCCGCTTCGGGCTGAGCGCCGCGATGGCGATCTGCTCGCTGGTGATCGTCGCGATCCCGCTGTTCATCTACCTGAAGGCCGTGCGTCTCGACTCCGGTGAAGACCGGGTCGTCCGCGGCGTCCGCGAGACGGGAGTCGCCCGATGA
- a CDS encoding aldo/keto reductase family protein has product MEFRYLGNSGLKISELTYGNWLTHGSQVENDTATACVRKALDVGISTFDTADVYANTQAEVVLGEALKGERRESLEIFTKVYGPTGPKGHNDTGLSRKHITESINGSLKRLQTDYVDLYQAHRYDVETPLEETMQTFADLVRQGKVLYIGVSEWNAQQLRDGAALAKELGIQLISNQPEYSLLWRVIEEEVVPASKELGISQIVWSPVAQGVLTGKYKKGQELPAGSRATDDKGGAGMISRWMKDDVLDAVAQLEPIAQDLGLTQAQLSLAWVLNNDNVASAIIGASRPEQVESNAVASGVKLDADVVGRIEQIFAGLAETDPSKTQMPARREA; this is encoded by the coding sequence ATGGAATTCAGGTATCTCGGCAACTCCGGTCTCAAGATCTCGGAGCTCACCTACGGCAACTGGCTGACCCACGGCTCGCAGGTCGAGAACGACACGGCGACCGCGTGCGTCCGGAAGGCCCTCGACGTCGGCATCTCGACGTTCGACACCGCCGACGTGTACGCCAACACGCAGGCCGAGGTCGTCCTCGGCGAGGCGCTGAAGGGCGAGCGCCGCGAGTCGCTCGAGATCTTCACCAAGGTCTACGGCCCGACCGGCCCCAAGGGTCACAACGACACCGGCCTCAGCCGCAAGCACATCACCGAGTCGATCAACGGGTCGCTGAAGCGCCTCCAGACCGACTACGTCGACCTCTACCAGGCGCACCGCTACGACGTCGAGACCCCTCTCGAGGAGACGATGCAGACCTTCGCCGACCTGGTGCGCCAGGGCAAGGTGCTCTACATCGGCGTCTCCGAGTGGAACGCGCAGCAGCTCCGCGACGGTGCCGCCCTCGCGAAGGAGCTCGGCATCCAGCTCATCTCGAACCAGCCCGAGTACTCGCTGCTCTGGAGGGTCATCGAGGAGGAGGTCGTCCCGGCCTCGAAGGAGCTCGGCATCTCGCAGATCGTCTGGTCGCCCGTTGCCCAGGGCGTCCTGACCGGCAAGTACAAGAAGGGCCAGGAGCTCCCGGCAGGATCGCGCGCCACCGACGACAAGGGCGGCGCCGGCATGATCTCGCGCTGGATGAAGGACGACGTGCTCGACGCCGTCGCCCAGCTGGAGCCGATCGCGCAGGATCTCGGCCTCACGCAGGCGCAGCTCTCGCTCGCCTGGGTGCTGAACAACGACAACGTCGCCTCGGCCATCATCGGGGCGTCGCGCCCCGAGCAGGTCGAGTCGAACGCCGTCGCGTCGGGCGTGAAGCTCGACGCCGACGTCGTCGGCCGGATCGAGCAGATCTTCGCCGGCCTCGCCGAGACCGACCCCTCGAAGACGCAGATGCCTGCCCGTCGCGAGGCCTAG
- a CDS encoding DUF1345 domain-containing protein, whose translation MQPLSVDATRGASTTRVVVMFAVGIVVGVAAALLGLAGSSLVIGWIAACLVYLIWVYAIVFRFDGEQARQHARAEDPDRSVSQILLVLACVGSLGIVGFTVIEAGHASGARADALAILAVVSVVLSWFLIHTLFMLRYAVQYYAGEEGGIDFNQPEPPDYRDFAYLAFDLGMTYQVSDTTISNRTIRHLVTRHCLLSYLFGTVILATLINLVAGLGS comes from the coding sequence ATGCAGCCCCTCAGCGTCGACGCCACGAGAGGCGCCTCCACGACCCGCGTCGTCGTCATGTTCGCGGTCGGGATCGTGGTCGGCGTCGCCGCCGCGCTCCTCGGCCTCGCGGGGAGCTCGCTCGTCATCGGCTGGATCGCCGCGTGCCTCGTCTACCTGATCTGGGTGTACGCCATCGTGTTCCGCTTCGACGGCGAGCAGGCGAGGCAGCACGCCCGCGCAGAAGACCCCGACCGCAGCGTGTCGCAGATCCTGCTCGTCCTCGCCTGCGTCGGAAGCCTCGGCATCGTCGGCTTCACCGTGATCGAGGCCGGTCACGCCTCAGGGGCGAGGGCCGACGCGCTGGCGATCCTGGCCGTGGTGAGCGTCGTGCTGTCGTGGTTCTTGATCCACACCCTCTTCATGCTGCGCTACGCGGTGCAGTACTACGCCGGCGAGGAGGGCGGGATCGACTTCAACCAGCCCGAGCCGCCCGACTACCGCGACTTCGCCTATCTCGCGTTCGACCTCGGCATGACCTATCAGGTGAGCGACACGACGATCTCGAACCGGACCATCCGGCACCTCGTGACGCGGCACTGCCTGCTGTCGTACCTGTTCGGCACGGTGATCCTGGCGACGCTGATCAACCTCGTGGCCGGGCTCGGCAGCTGA
- a CDS encoding TIGR02611 family protein — translation MSLHDEHHGAHHHRLRNTRIARRARLFRARLNGYPRLRLAYKVAIGVVGIAVVIAGVILIPLPGPGWLIVFLGLAILGTEFPAAHRLNMWAQSRVKRAIAWLQDRRRRRAAARSQRAATGR, via the coding sequence ATGTCGCTGCACGACGAGCACCACGGCGCTCACCACCACCGGCTCCGCAATACGCGGATCGCCCGGCGTGCCCGCCTGTTCCGCGCGCGGCTCAACGGCTACCCGCGGCTCCGCCTGGCCTACAAGGTGGCGATCGGGGTCGTCGGCATCGCGGTCGTCATCGCCGGCGTCATCCTGATCCCGCTGCCCGGGCCCGGCTGGCTGATCGTGTTCCTCGGACTCGCGATCCTCGGCACGGAGTTCCCCGCCGCGCACCGCCTCAACATGTGGGCGCAGAGCCGCGTGAAGCGGGCGATCGCCTGGCTGCAGGATCGGCGCCGACGCCGGGCTGCCGCGAGGAGCCAGCGCGCTGCGACCGGTCGCTGA
- a CDS encoding aldo/keto reductase, with protein MEYTHLGRTGLSVSRAILGTMNFGPETSEEDSHAIMDKAHEVGVNFFDTANGYGGSAGKGATESIIGRWFAKGGQRREKTVLATKLYGDMGDWPNQGKLSALNIRQAIDASLERLQTDHIDLIQFHHIDRATPWDEIWQAIEVAVQQGKILYVGSSNFGGWHIAQAQEAAKARHFTGLVSEQSIYNLIKREVELEVVPAAIHYGLGVIPWSPLNGGILGGIVGKEQEGKRRLTGRSKEFVDAHRDQLEAYETLAKELGHAPGELALAWLLHQPGVTGPITGPRTMEQWDSAVASVDISLDEDALDKLDALFPGHKPAPEDYAW; from the coding sequence ATGGAATATACGCATCTGGGACGAACAGGGCTGTCCGTTTCTCGAGCGATCCTCGGCACGATGAACTTCGGGCCGGAGACCAGCGAAGAGGATTCGCACGCCATCATGGACAAGGCGCACGAGGTGGGCGTCAACTTCTTCGACACGGCCAACGGCTACGGCGGGTCGGCCGGCAAGGGCGCGACCGAGAGCATCATCGGCCGCTGGTTCGCGAAGGGCGGCCAGCGACGCGAGAAGACGGTCCTCGCGACCAAGCTCTACGGCGACATGGGCGACTGGCCGAACCAGGGCAAGCTCTCCGCCCTGAACATCCGCCAGGCCATCGACGCCAGCCTCGAGCGGCTCCAGACCGATCACATCGATCTGATCCAGTTCCACCACATCGACCGCGCCACCCCCTGGGACGAGATCTGGCAGGCCATCGAGGTCGCGGTCCAGCAGGGCAAGATCCTCTACGTCGGATCGAGCAACTTCGGCGGCTGGCACATCGCCCAGGCTCAGGAGGCCGCGAAGGCGCGCCACTTCACCGGGCTCGTCTCGGAGCAGTCGATCTACAACCTGATCAAGCGCGAGGTCGAGCTCGAGGTCGTCCCGGCGGCGATCCACTACGGGCTGGGCGTCATCCCCTGGTCGCCGCTCAACGGCGGGATCCTCGGCGGCATCGTCGGCAAGGAGCAGGAGGGCAAACGCCGCCTGACCGGCCGGTCGAAGGAGTTCGTCGACGCCCACCGCGACCAGCTCGAGGCCTACGAGACCCTCGCCAAGGAGCTCGGCCACGCCCCCGGCGAGCTCGCCCTCGCGTGGCTCCTCCACCAGCCGGGCGTCACCGGGCCCATCACCGGGCCGCGGACCATGGAACAGTGGGACTCGGCGGTCGCCTCCGTCGACATCTCGCTCGACGAAGACGCCCTCGACAAGCTCGACGCGCTGTTCCCGGGGCACAAGCCCGCCCCGGAGGACTACGCGTGGTGA
- a CDS encoding LacI family DNA-binding transcriptional regulator has protein sequence MTDTAPRRKAATITDVAALSGVAPSTVSRALTTPDRVNALTRARIEKAAEEIGYVSPRGASSGPGTRTRAVAVLVADITNPFFFGIIRGAQQQLKAAGYRQILVDTEESGELEAATLDSLGASAVGAVVTASRLPDADLAMYARNTPLVAINRRPEGVANVLIDTPGGVQQALEHLHSLGHRDVVYVSGPVSSWSNERRWKSLERAADRLGVALRRIGPFAPTTAAGVVAADVAVTTDATAFIVFNDLIAIGMLARLRERGVDVPGDLSIVGCDDIFGADFCNPPLTTLHAPIERAGRVAVSMLLARIEAGSPDAAQRQSVLLPTTLTVRSTTGPVPERKARR, from the coding sequence ATGACCGACACCGCCCCGCGTCGCAAGGCCGCGACGATCACCGATGTGGCAGCCCTCAGCGGCGTCGCCCCGTCGACCGTGTCGAGGGCTCTGACGACGCCCGACCGCGTGAACGCCCTCACCCGGGCCCGCATCGAGAAGGCCGCCGAGGAGATCGGCTACGTGTCGCCGCGCGGCGCGTCGTCCGGGCCGGGCACCCGGACGAGAGCGGTCGCCGTCCTCGTCGCCGACATCACGAACCCCTTCTTCTTCGGCATCATCCGGGGCGCGCAGCAGCAGCTGAAGGCCGCGGGCTACCGGCAGATCCTCGTCGACACCGAGGAGTCGGGCGAGCTCGAGGCGGCGACCCTCGACTCGCTCGGCGCCAGCGCCGTCGGGGCCGTCGTCACCGCCTCCCGGCTCCCCGACGCCGACCTGGCCATGTACGCCAGGAACACCCCGCTCGTCGCGATCAACCGTCGGCCCGAGGGCGTCGCGAACGTCCTGATCGACACCCCGGGCGGTGTGCAGCAGGCCCTCGAGCACCTCCACTCACTCGGGCACCGCGACGTGGTCTACGTCTCCGGCCCGGTGTCGTCCTGGTCGAACGAGCGCCGCTGGAAGTCGCTCGAGCGCGCCGCCGACCGCCTCGGGGTGGCCCTCCGCAGGATCGGCCCGTTCGCCCCGACCACCGCGGCCGGCGTCGTCGCCGCCGACGTGGCCGTCACCACCGACGCGACCGCGTTCATCGTCTTCAACGACCTCATCGCCATCGGCATGCTCGCCCGCCTCCGGGAGCGCGGCGTCGATGTTCCCGGCGACCTCAGCATCGTCGGCTGCGACGACATCTTCGGCGCCGACTTCTGCAACCCGCCGCTCACCACGCTGCACGCCCCCATCGAGCGCGCCGGCCGCGTGGCCGTGTCGATGCTCCTGGCCAGGATCGAGGCGGGGTCGCCGGATGCCGCCCAGCGCCAGTCGGTGCTCCTCCCGACCACCCTCACGGTCCGGTCGACGACCGGACCGGTCCCCGAACGAAAGGCCCGACGATGA
- a CDS encoding aldo/keto reductase, with the protein MKTRTIGDVTVSAIGLGAMPMSIEGRPDRQRSIATIHAALEAGITLIDTADAYSLSGKLEDEGHNETLIAEALSAWHGDTDGILVATKGGHTRVHNKDGGWDQDGRPEHLKEAAKASAKRLGVEAIGLYQFHRPDPSVPYADSIGALVELLDEGVIRMAGISNASIAQITEANEVLDGRLVSVQNQFSPAFLSSTEELEFCDANSIAFLPWSPLGGITNAGDLGANHAVFAEIANARRLSPQVVCLAWELAKSSTVIPIPGSSRPQSIMDSATAASIKLSDDEFARLEAATTQDA; encoded by the coding sequence ATGAAGACACGCACCATCGGCGACGTCACGGTCTCTGCCATCGGCCTGGGCGCCATGCCCATGTCGATCGAGGGCCGGCCCGACCGCCAGCGGTCGATCGCCACCATCCACGCCGCCCTCGAGGCCGGCATCACCCTCATCGACACGGCCGACGCCTACAGCCTCTCGGGCAAGCTCGAGGACGAGGGCCACAACGAGACGCTGATCGCGGAGGCCCTGTCGGCCTGGCACGGCGACACGGACGGCATCCTGGTCGCCACCAAGGGCGGTCACACCCGCGTCCACAACAAGGACGGCGGCTGGGACCAGGACGGCCGGCCGGAGCACCTCAAGGAGGCCGCCAAGGCCTCCGCGAAGCGGCTCGGCGTCGAGGCCATCGGCCTCTACCAGTTCCACCGGCCCGACCCGAGCGTGCCCTACGCCGACTCGATCGGGGCGCTCGTCGAGCTGCTCGACGAGGGCGTCATCCGGATGGCCGGCATCTCGAACGCGTCGATCGCGCAGATCACCGAGGCGAACGAGGTCCTCGACGGCCGTCTCGTGAGCGTGCAGAACCAGTTCTCGCCGGCGTTCCTGTCGTCGACCGAGGAGCTCGAGTTCTGCGACGCGAACAGCATCGCGTTCCTGCCGTGGAGCCCGCTCGGCGGAATCACGAACGCGGGCGACCTCGGCGCGAACCACGCGGTCTTCGCCGAGATCGCGAACGCCCGGAGGCTGTCGCCCCAGGTCGTCTGCCTCGCCTGGGAGCTCGCGAAGTCGTCGACGGTCATCCCGATCCCGGGCTCGTCGCGCCCGCAGTCGATCATGGACTCCGCCACCGCGGCGTCGATCAAGCTGAGCGACGACGAGTTCGCCCGCCTCGAGGCGGCGACCACGCAGGACGCCTAG
- a CDS encoding ABC transporter substrate-binding protein: protein MKKRTLAGAVAGLAAVALVLTGCSASGGSTTGADGKIDGSGKTLNVLTGVDTLYPTEQKQWQQDQAAAFKKSTGATLKYDTYASANEELTRIQTSVVSGQGPDVYSIGTTFTPTAYSTGAFVKLGDKQWGQVGGRDRFVPASLGISGPSKSDEIGVPFASRPFVMAYNEDLLKAAGITKPATSWDEFAQQAKTLTKNGVYGVSTGYADGFDVWKFVWAMSNQAGNPLVDGKKADIDSPEMKAAYKAYFGWVTTDGVVDPAAVGWNNAQALAAFAAGKAAYFPMTTATSKNTLDKSPVAGKYAYALMPTVPPGETSRPSDGKDAASILSGDNLVVANYSKNQDLAFAYIKQVTGQQEQEDFYTTFGQLPTNAAAATALEKDDSSLQPIVEAAKKSVATPFSGAWGDVQLAITDITVQSIPSLKSGSISSSEIDKRLATAQKAASSALSRAK from the coding sequence ATGAAGAAGCGCACTCTGGCAGGGGCCGTCGCAGGCCTCGCCGCCGTGGCACTCGTGCTCACGGGCTGTTCCGCGTCGGGTGGTTCCACCACCGGCGCCGACGGGAAGATCGACGGATCCGGCAAGACGCTCAACGTCCTGACCGGCGTCGACACCCTCTACCCCACCGAGCAGAAGCAGTGGCAGCAGGATCAGGCAGCGGCCTTCAAGAAGAGCACCGGTGCCACCTTGAAGTACGACACCTACGCCTCGGCCAACGAGGAGCTCACCCGGATCCAGACCTCGGTCGTCTCCGGGCAGGGCCCCGACGTCTACTCGATCGGCACCACCTTCACGCCGACGGCCTACTCGACCGGCGCGTTCGTGAAGCTCGGCGACAAGCAGTGGGGCCAGGTGGGCGGGCGCGACCGGTTCGTCCCGGCGAGCCTCGGCATCTCGGGCCCCTCGAAGAGCGACGAGATCGGCGTCCCGTTCGCGAGCCGCCCCTTCGTGATGGCCTACAACGAGGATCTGCTGAAGGCGGCCGGGATCACGAAGCCGGCGACCTCCTGGGACGAGTTCGCCCAGCAGGCGAAGACCCTCACCAAGAACGGCGTCTACGGCGTCTCGACCGGCTACGCCGACGGCTTCGACGTCTGGAAGTTCGTCTGGGCGATGTCGAACCAGGCCGGCAACCCGCTGGTCGACGGCAAGAAGGCGGACATCGACAGCCCCGAGATGAAGGCCGCGTACAAGGCGTACTTCGGCTGGGTGACGACCGACGGCGTCGTCGATCCTGCGGCCGTCGGGTGGAACAACGCGCAGGCGCTCGCCGCCTTCGCCGCCGGCAAGGCCGCCTACTTCCCGATGACGACCGCGACCTCGAAGAACACGCTCGACAAGTCGCCGGTCGCGGGCAAGTACGCCTACGCCCTCATGCCGACCGTGCCGCCGGGCGAGACCTCGAGGCCGAGCGACGGGAAGGACGCCGCGTCGATCCTCTCCGGCGACAACCTCGTCGTTGCGAACTACTCGAAGAACCAGGACCTCGCCTTCGCCTACATCAAGCAGGTCACCGGCCAGCAGGAGCAGGAGGACTTCTACACGACCTTCGGTCAGCTGCCGACCAACGCGGCAGCGGCGACGGCCCTCGAGAAGGACGACTCGTCGCTCCAGCCGATCGTCGAGGCCGCGAAGAAGTCGGTCGCGACCCCGTTCTCCGGGGCCTGGGGCGACGTGCAGCTCGCCATCACCGACATCACGGTGCAGAGCATCCCGTCGCTCAAGTCCGGCTCGATCTCGTCGTCCGAGATCGACAAGCGGCTCGCGACCGCGCAGAAGGCGGCCTCGTCCGCTCTCTCCCGGGCGAAGTAG
- a CDS encoding DUF3224 domain-containing protein, translating to MDIVETLTCRFTLSAATPIDLPGVVGGWASGLAMHKTFTSGLSGQSDLIFLTSGEEETGRGYVAVERIDGTLDDGRSGAFTVHHGAMQTPDDSGQFGNIVPGSGTGDFARFAGSASIQHDDDGPFFVLSLIAS from the coding sequence ATGGACATCGTCGAGACCCTGACCTGCCGCTTCACCCTGTCGGCTGCCACGCCGATCGACCTGCCGGGCGTCGTCGGCGGCTGGGCCTCCGGTCTCGCGATGCACAAGACGTTCACCAGCGGGCTGTCCGGCCAGAGCGACCTCATCTTCTTGACCAGCGGCGAGGAGGAGACCGGCCGCGGGTACGTCGCGGTCGAGCGCATCGACGGCACCCTCGACGACGGCCGGTCTGGCGCCTTCACCGTGCACCACGGGGCGATGCAGACCCCGGACGACTCCGGGCAGTTCGGCAACATCGTGCCCGGCAGCGGCACCGGCGACTTCGCCCGGTTCGCCGGCAGCGCGTCGATCCAGCACGACGACGACGGGCCGTTCTTCGTCCTGAGCCTCATCGCGAGCTGA
- a CDS encoding MFS transporter, whose product MTTATIPTPVVSQARARAGSSSMLVYAGTLLVMVASGAAPSPLYPVYQAEWGFSPLFLTVVFAVYVLGLLVTLLTAGAISDFIGRRPVVLVALAVSITSMLVFAFASAPMMLIVARVVQGLAIGLATGALGAAMIDHQPARRPIAPFLNGVVPPIALSVGALGSGLLVQFVAGPEQTVFFVLAGLMVVAGVGVALTRERIDPRPGALRSLTPVIRIPQASKALFAGVIGCMIASWALGGMYLAFSGSVLSAAFGIHSPLAAGAMIFLFAGTGAATGIVIQKRDARRSMLVGVVALIVGPIGTVAALWTDSLPLLIVSSVVAGVGFGAGFQAGLRLLLATAPADERAGLLSSVYVASYLAFGVPTVVAGVFVPTAGLTLVLTVYAAFVVASAVTALILQRVLASPRRAELRADRLA is encoded by the coding sequence GTGACCACCGCAACGATCCCCACCCCTGTCGTCTCTCAGGCGCGAGCGCGCGCCGGCAGCTCCTCGATGCTGGTCTACGCCGGCACCCTCCTCGTGATGGTGGCCTCGGGCGCCGCCCCGTCGCCGCTCTACCCCGTGTACCAGGCGGAGTGGGGCTTCTCGCCGCTGTTCCTCACGGTCGTCTTCGCCGTCTACGTGCTCGGCCTGCTGGTCACCCTGCTCACCGCGGGCGCGATCTCCGACTTCATCGGCAGGCGCCCCGTCGTCCTGGTGGCCCTCGCCGTGTCGATCACCTCGATGCTCGTGTTCGCGTTCGCGTCGGCGCCCATGATGCTCATCGTGGCGCGGGTCGTGCAGGGCCTCGCCATCGGGCTCGCCACCGGCGCCCTGGGCGCGGCGATGATCGACCACCAGCCCGCCCGGCGTCCGATCGCCCCGTTCCTGAACGGGGTCGTCCCGCCGATCGCGCTGAGTGTCGGAGCCCTCGGCTCCGGCCTGCTCGTGCAGTTCGTCGCGGGGCCGGAGCAGACGGTGTTCTTCGTCCTGGCGGGTCTCATGGTCGTCGCGGGCGTCGGAGTCGCCCTGACGCGCGAGCGGATCGATCCCCGGCCGGGAGCGCTCCGGTCGCTGACCCCGGTGATCCGGATCCCGCAGGCGTCCAAGGCGCTCTTCGCGGGCGTGATCGGCTGCATGATCGCCAGCTGGGCCCTCGGCGGCATGTACCTCGCCTTCAGCGGCAGCGTCCTGTCGGCCGCGTTCGGCATCCACTCGCCGCTCGCCGCCGGCGCCATGATCTTCCTCTTCGCCGGCACCGGCGCCGCCACCGGCATCGTCATCCAGAAGCGGGACGCCCGGCGGAGCATGCTCGTCGGCGTGGTCGCCCTGATCGTCGGCCCGATCGGCACGGTCGCGGCCCTCTGGACCGACTCGCTGCCGCTCCTGATCGTCTCCTCGGTCGTCGCCGGCGTGGGCTTCGGCGCCGGGTTCCAGGCCGGTCTCCGTCTCCTCCTCGCGACGGCGCCGGCCGACGAGCGCGCAGGCCTCCTGTCGAGCGTGTACGTGGCCAGCTACCTCGCCTTCGGCGTGCCGACCGTCGTGGCCGGGGTCTTCGTGCCGACCGCGGGGCTCACGCTCGTGCTGACCGTGTACGCGGCGTTCGTCGTGGCGTCGGCGGTGACGGCCCTGATCCTGCAGCGCGTCCTCGCCTCGCCCCGTCGCGCCGAGCTGCGAGCCGACCGCCTGGCGTAG
- the uxaC gene encoding glucuronate isomerase yields MTSLSPHPDRLLPADPATRDIARSLYESVREAPILSPHGHVDAGLLVDDRPFGDPAALLITPDHYVLRLLHASGVPLEQLGVVPRDGRGGVADGREIWRALATHWDVFLGTPVRYWFETELHDVFGLTEQPSPANADEQYDHLAEALASEAMRPRALFERFRIEVLATTDDPASDLRAHAALRDDPAFAGRVLPTFRADSYFDPARPEWRDSLARLAEVSGIDTTTHAGLLEALRARREHFVRHGATASDTGVPDAGSEPLERADAERIHAAALRGPVSGADAAAYRHTMLFESAAMAADDGLVMQLHPGILRNHHRPTLERFGPDTGHDLPLTGSTYTEPLRPILERFGTHPRFRLVLFTVDETAFTREIAPLAGFYPSVYAGAPWWFIDTPAAIRRYREAVTDSVGFTKTSGFIDDTRAFCSIPARHDMSRRVDAGYLASLVVTHQLSEEDAHRTARDLVDRIPRQTFRL; encoded by the coding sequence ATGACGTCCCTCTCCCCGCACCCCGACCGCCTCCTGCCCGCCGATCCGGCGACGCGCGACATCGCCCGCTCCCTGTACGAGAGCGTGCGGGAGGCGCCGATCCTGTCGCCGCACGGGCACGTCGACGCCGGTCTGCTCGTGGACGACCGGCCGTTCGGCGATCCTGCGGCCCTCCTGATCACCCCCGACCACTACGTGCTGCGGCTCCTGCACGCCTCGGGCGTCCCGCTCGAGCAGCTCGGCGTCGTGCCGCGCGACGGGCGTGGCGGCGTCGCGGACGGCCGCGAGATCTGGCGGGCGCTCGCGACCCACTGGGACGTCTTCCTCGGCACCCCCGTCCGCTACTGGTTCGAGACCGAGCTCCACGACGTCTTCGGGCTCACCGAGCAGCCGTCGCCCGCCAACGCCGACGAGCAGTACGACCACCTCGCCGAGGCGCTGGCTTCCGAGGCGATGAGGCCCCGCGCGCTGTTCGAGCGGTTCCGCATCGAGGTGCTCGCGACGACCGACGACCCCGCGTCCGACCTGAGAGCCCACGCGGCGCTCCGCGACGACCCCGCGTTCGCCGGCCGGGTGCTGCCGACCTTCCGCGCCGACAGCTACTTCGACCCCGCGAGGCCCGAGTGGCGCGACTCGCTGGCGCGGCTCGCCGAGGTGTCGGGCATCGACACGACGACGCACGCGGGGCTCCTCGAGGCCCTCCGAGCCCGCCGGGAGCACTTCGTCCGCCACGGCGCGACGGCGTCCGACACCGGAGTCCCCGATGCAGGATCGGAGCCGCTCGAGAGGGCGGACGCCGAGCGCATCCACGCGGCGGCCCTCCGCGGCCCGGTGTCGGGCGCCGACGCGGCCGCGTACCGGCACACCATGCTGTTCGAGAGCGCGGCGATGGCGGCGGACGACGGCCTCGTCATGCAGCTGCACCCGGGCATCCTGCGGAACCACCACCGGCCGACCCTCGAGCGCTTCGGACCCGACACCGGGCACGACCTGCCGCTGACGGGCTCGACGTACACGGAGCCGCTCCGGCCGATCCTCGAGCGCTTCGGCACGCACCCGCGGTTCCGGCTGGTGCTCTTCACCGTCGACGAGACCGCGTTCACCCGCGAGATCGCCCCTCTGGCCGGCTTCTACCCGTCGGTGTACGCCGGAGCCCCGTGGTGGTTCATCGACACCCCGGCCGCGATCCGCCGCTACCGGGAGGCCGTCACCGACTCCGTCGGCTTCACGAAGACCTCGGGGTTCATCGACGACACCCGGGCGTTCTGCTCGATCCCGGCGAGGCACGACATGTCGAGGCGGGTCGACGCCGGCTACCTCGCGTCGCTCGTCGTCACGCACCAGCTCTCGGAGGAGGACGCGCACCGGACCGCCCGCGACCTCGTCGACCGGATCCCGAGGCAGACCTTCCGCCTCTAG